The Tenacibaculum jejuense genome includes a window with the following:
- the pdxH gene encoding pyridoxamine 5'-phosphate oxidase, whose translation MSQDLSDYRKSYEKSELLESNCPENPIELFRDWFLVANDSELVDEANAMSIASIGLDGFPKTRVVLLKKYTHEGFIFYTNYNSEKGKAITENGNVCLSFFWAGLERQIIIKGTAEKVAENLSDGYFESRPDGSKLGAWASNQSEVVADRKVLSNNLAEFEKRFKNKEIPRPKHWGGFIVKPISIEFWQGRPNRLHDRIRYELQKDFNWKLERLAP comes from the coding sequence ATGTCACAAGATTTAAGCGATTACAGAAAGTCGTATGAGAAATCAGAATTGTTAGAATCTAATTGTCCAGAAAATCCTATAGAATTGTTTAGAGATTGGTTTTTAGTAGCAAATGATTCTGAATTAGTAGATGAAGCTAACGCTATGAGTATAGCGTCAATCGGTTTAGACGGTTTTCCAAAAACTAGAGTTGTTTTACTAAAAAAGTATACACACGAAGGTTTTATTTTTTATACTAATTATAACTCTGAAAAAGGAAAAGCAATAACAGAAAATGGAAATGTTTGTTTGTCGTTTTTTTGGGCAGGATTAGAGCGACAAATTATCATAAAAGGAACAGCAGAAAAAGTCGCAGAGAACTTATCTGATGGATATTTTGAATCTAGACCAGATGGAAGTAAGTTAGGAGCTTGGGCATCAAATCAGAGCGAAGTAGTTGCAGATAGAAAAGTGTTGTCAAATAATCTTGCTGAATTTGAGAAAAGGTTTAAAAACAAAGAGATACCAAGACCAAAACATTGGGGAGGTTTTATAGTGAAGCCAATTTCAATAGAGTTTTGGCAAGGACGTCCTAACAGACTTCACGATAGAATTCGTTACGAATTACAAAAAGATTTTAACTGGAAGCTTGAACGTTTAGCTCCGTAA
- a CDS encoding AraC family transcriptional regulator — protein sequence MNNDIAVRIYKAIQYIEENSNAKLLLEDVASKAHFSPFHFHRIFKAITGETFNHFIVRKRIEKSADYLLHKPDKSISEIAFSSGFSSISTFSRTFKKFYGMSPKQFQESSSSRFSKICKTESKNGKIETQLEQYICNMNEHLQFIDRNAKKIDTVFINDIDVAYVPHIGPFENLGTAFQKLLQWAYPRNLMNGKHQIMSIYHDSPKITEPDKLKVSACISLNGINIDTTDINTRTISSGKYIEANFELGMDELPNMWEGIFVWIFNKGYKINSELDPFDIYHNDFNTHPQKKCNTTIYIPVL from the coding sequence ATGAATAACGATATTGCGGTAAGAATTTATAAAGCTATTCAATACATAGAAGAAAATAGTAACGCTAAACTTTTGTTAGAAGATGTAGCCTCTAAAGCTCATTTTTCTCCTTTTCATTTTCATCGTATTTTTAAAGCTATAACTGGCGAGACTTTTAATCATTTTATTGTTAGAAAGCGTATTGAAAAATCTGCCGATTATTTGCTTCACAAACCGGATAAAAGTATTTCTGAAATTGCTTTTTCTTCAGGCTTTAGTTCAATATCCACATTCTCTAGAACTTTCAAAAAGTTTTATGGAATGAGTCCTAAACAATTTCAAGAAAGCAGCTCGAGTAGATTTAGCAAGATTTGCAAAACAGAAAGCAAGAATGGTAAAATAGAAACTCAACTGGAACAATACATTTGTAACATGAATGAACATTTACAATTTATTGATCGTAACGCTAAAAAAATAGATACTGTTTTCATTAACGATATTGATGTAGCTTATGTTCCGCACATAGGACCTTTTGAAAATTTGGGAACTGCATTTCAAAAACTACTCCAGTGGGCTTACCCCAGAAACTTAATGAATGGGAAACATCAAATTATGTCAATTTATCATGATAGTCCAAAAATCACTGAACCTGATAAGCTAAAAGTTAGTGCATGTATTAGTCTAAATGGAATTAATATTGATACAACTGATATAAACACTCGAACTATTTCTTCAGGAAAATATATTGAAGCTAATTTTGAATTAGGAATGGATGAACTTCCTAACATGTGGGAAGGTATTTTCGTTTGGATTTTTAATAAAGGATATAAAATTAACAGTGAATTAGATCCTTTTGATATTTATCATAACGACTTTAATACGCATCCTCAAAAAAAATGTAATACTACTATTTATATTCCAGTACTCTAA
- a CDS encoding TonB-dependent receptor — MKTKLFIFSLLMSFVTFAQVEISGKVIDTKGNPIPGANVYLDGTYDGASTDENGKYSFTTSEEGTQTIVVSFISFETFYKTAVLSKLNNLVIKLREDINTLDAVVINAGSFDAGEKARAVALKPLDIVTTASALGDVVGAFQTLPGTSANDEDGRLFVRGGDANETQMFIDGIRVFNPFVPTSSNVPTRGRFSPFLFKGMTFSTGGYSAEYGQALSSVLTLNTIDQPDQEKTEIQLMTVGAGIGNTQIWGKNSFSINTSYINLAPYQIAFPGREEWNKPFEGASGEMVYRYQPNEDGLLKLYSAFNYSNLDVIQEDINFANGFNFALQNTNLYFNGSYKQRLGSRWSISGGMSYTNENTDFTLQDNLIDDQENSAHFKVKVSKRFSSRIKLNFGSEYFITNFKEKFTLNNTNSFNYGFNNNIFGTFAETDIFFSKKLAAKVGLRAENNEFSDQMTFSPRASLAYKSGAKSQFSFAYGKFYQNPRSEYLKFSTDLNPENATHYIANYQFMKDKQQFRIEAYYKQYDDLVKFDDQFASPSSNFDNNGDGFAKGVDVFWRDNKNIKNLDYWVSYSYLDTERDHRNFPTRATPNFASSHNASVVGKYWVDSWKTQLGVSYRFATGRTYTNPNKIGFLNEKTKNYNSVSLNAAYLISQQKILYISVNNVLGTENVFGYNYSNQPNMNGTFERQALRPTADQFFFIGFFWSISDDNKSNQLDNI, encoded by the coding sequence ATGAAAACCAAACTATTTATTTTTTCTCTTTTAATGAGCTTTGTAACTTTTGCTCAAGTAGAAATTTCTGGTAAAGTTATAGACACTAAAGGAAATCCAATTCCTGGAGCAAATGTATATTTAGACGGAACTTATGACGGAGCCTCTACCGATGAAAATGGGAAATACAGCTTTACAACTTCTGAAGAAGGAACACAAACCATAGTAGTTTCATTTATCTCTTTTGAAACTTTTTACAAAACAGCCGTGTTAAGTAAACTAAATAATTTAGTGATAAAACTTAGAGAAGATATTAACACTTTAGATGCAGTTGTAATTAATGCAGGAAGTTTTGATGCTGGAGAAAAAGCAAGAGCTGTAGCTTTAAAACCTTTGGATATTGTTACCACTGCAAGTGCTTTAGGTGATGTTGTTGGAGCTTTTCAAACATTACCAGGAACCTCAGCTAATGATGAAGATGGTAGATTATTTGTTCGAGGGGGTGACGCAAATGAAACTCAAATGTTTATTGATGGAATTCGAGTTTTTAATCCTTTTGTTCCAACATCTAGCAATGTTCCAACTAGAGGACGTTTTTCTCCTTTTCTTTTTAAAGGAATGACTTTTTCTACTGGTGGTTATTCTGCTGAATACGGACAAGCGCTATCGAGCGTACTTACTTTAAATACTATTGATCAACCAGATCAAGAAAAAACTGAAATCCAATTAATGACAGTTGGTGCTGGAATTGGAAACACTCAAATTTGGGGTAAAAACTCTTTCAGTATAAATACTTCTTATATCAACTTAGCTCCATATCAAATTGCATTTCCAGGAAGAGAAGAATGGAATAAACCTTTTGAAGGTGCAAGTGGTGAAATGGTATATCGCTATCAACCAAATGAAGATGGATTATTAAAACTTTATAGTGCTTTTAACTATTCTAATTTAGATGTGATTCAGGAGGATATTAACTTCGCTAACGGTTTCAATTTTGCTTTACAAAACACCAACCTTTACTTTAATGGTTCGTACAAACAACGTTTAGGAAGCAGATGGTCTATTTCTGGAGGAATGAGTTATACTAATGAAAATACTGATTTTACTTTACAAGATAATCTGATAGATGATCAGGAAAATTCTGCTCACTTTAAAGTAAAAGTTTCTAAACGTTTTTCAAGTCGAATAAAACTAAACTTTGGTTCTGAATATTTTATCACAAACTTTAAAGAAAAGTTCACACTAAATAACACCAACTCTTTTAACTACGGATTTAATAATAATATTTTTGGAACATTTGCGGAAACAGATATTTTCTTTTCTAAAAAACTAGCAGCTAAAGTTGGACTTAGAGCCGAAAACAATGAGTTTTCTGATCAAATGACGTTTTCTCCAAGAGCTTCTTTAGCTTATAAATCAGGAGCTAAATCTCAATTCTCTTTTGCTTATGGTAAGTTTTACCAGAATCCGAGAAGTGAATATTTAAAATTTTCTACCGATTTAAATCCTGAAAATGCGACACATTACATTGCTAACTATCAATTTATGAAAGACAAGCAACAATTTAGAATTGAAGCTTACTACAAACAATATGATGACTTAGTTAAATTCGACGATCAGTTTGCTTCTCCTTCTTCAAATTTTGATAATAATGGAGATGGTTTTGCAAAAGGTGTAGATGTATTCTGGAGAGATAATAAGAATATTAAAAACTTAGATTACTGGGTATCGTACTCTTATTTAGACACAGAAAGAGATCATAGAAATTTCCCTACTAGAGCAACTCCAAATTTTGCATCATCACACAATGCTTCTGTAGTTGGTAAATATTGGGTTGATTCTTGGAAAACTCAACTTGGTGTTTCTTATAGATTTGCAACCGGTAGAACATATACAAATCCTAATAAAATCGGTTTTTTAAATGAAAAAACTAAGAATTATAATTCCGTAAGTTTAAACGCCGCTTACTTGATTAGCCAACAAAAGATATTATACATATCTGTAAACAATGTTTTAGGAACAGAAAACGTTTTTGGATATAATTACAGTAACCAACCGAACATGAACGGAACTTTTGAAAGACAAGCATTAAGACCTACAGCAGATCAATTCTTTTTTATCGGATTTTTCTGGTCTATTAGTGACGATAATAAAAGTAATCAGCTAGATAATATTTAA
- a CDS encoding DUF2141 domain-containing protein, which translates to MQRLILLLFVFVLSTFSSILAQETYSITIDFSGMKSDKGDLYIALYNSENTFLKTPMKGEIVKISDKKATAVFKNIKAGNYAISAFHDENDNKKMDTKIFGIPKEPIGISNDAKGFFGPPKYKDAQFTVDKNISLAITIK; encoded by the coding sequence ATGCAAAGACTTATTTTACTCCTTTTCGTATTCGTGTTAAGCACTTTTTCAAGCATTTTAGCACAAGAAACATATTCCATTACTATTGATTTTTCTGGAATGAAATCAGACAAAGGTGATTTATACATTGCTCTGTATAACTCTGAAAACACTTTCTTAAAAACACCAATGAAAGGTGAAATCGTAAAAATAAGTGATAAGAAAGCTACAGCCGTTTTTAAAAACATTAAAGCAGGAAATTATGCAATTTCTGCTTTTCATGATGAAAATGATAATAAAAAAATGGACACTAAAATATTTGGTATTCCAAAAGAACCTATAGGAATTTCTAATGATGCCAAAGGATTTTTTGGGCCCCCAAAATATAAAGATGCACAATTCACTGTCGATAAAAATATTTCTTTAGCTATTACTATAAAATAA
- a CDS encoding DUF389 domain-containing protein: MDENKQEETIDKSKEAVRQDAKGLWASFKTFMNELLDFKHDTDQEATIEAIKGDVPFKGATAWILICSIFVASIGLNANSTAVVIGAMLISPLMGPILGVGMSLAINDIDTLKKSLVNLATMIVLSLITAFLFFFLFPLREETSELMGRVKPDIRDVLIAFFGGLALIIARTKKGTIASVIFGVAIATALMPPLCTAGYGLAIGNLDYFLGAMYLFTINAIFIALATFIVLKLLGFTMIRYVNSKKRKRVAQIASLIALLVMVPAVRTFINVYKETVVQASFDKYIKTEVEDNDNLWLNGEPRKDDEKKQIRLRFNGEIAPAVETNLKLKVKDYDKISDYDVVVIGNKSRSIDDISKSLERAYNNLDQKDYVINGLQDKIKELENEISGLTSTIEKADKSSIPFSKIAGGAKLRFNDIQEIRFSKVLSTKDFIKIDTLPEATVIWSNKLKKDYVAKKEIELKKWLQKEMKLDTLIIKK; the protein is encoded by the coding sequence ATGGATGAAAATAAGCAGGAAGAAACGATAGATAAGTCTAAAGAAGCTGTAAGGCAAGATGCTAAAGGTTTGTGGGCTAGTTTTAAAACGTTCATGAATGAACTTTTAGATTTTAAACATGATACAGATCAAGAAGCTACTATAGAAGCTATAAAAGGTGACGTTCCATTTAAAGGAGCTACAGCTTGGATTTTAATTTGTTCCATCTTTGTTGCATCGATAGGTTTAAATGCAAATTCAACAGCAGTAGTAATCGGAGCCATGTTAATATCTCCGTTAATGGGACCAATTTTAGGAGTTGGAATGTCTTTAGCAATAAATGATATAGACACCTTAAAAAAATCATTAGTCAATTTGGCTACAATGATTGTTTTAAGTTTAATCACTGCATTTTTATTCTTTTTTCTGTTTCCTTTAAGAGAAGAAACATCCGAATTAATGGGGCGTGTAAAACCAGATATTCGAGATGTTTTAATTGCGTTCTTTGGAGGTTTAGCTTTAATTATCGCACGAACTAAAAAAGGAACGATAGCCTCTGTAATATTTGGAGTTGCGATTGCTACAGCTTTAATGCCACCATTATGTACTGCAGGGTATGGTTTAGCGATAGGGAATTTAGATTACTTTTTGGGAGCTATGTATTTATTTACCATTAATGCAATCTTTATTGCTTTAGCTACCTTTATTGTATTAAAGTTATTAGGGTTTACAATGATTCGTTATGTAAATTCTAAAAAGAGAAAACGTGTAGCTCAAATTGCTTCTTTAATCGCATTATTAGTAATGGTACCAGCGGTAAGAACATTTATTAATGTTTATAAAGAAACTGTTGTGCAAGCAAGTTTTGACAAGTATATAAAAACAGAAGTAGAAGATAACGATAATTTATGGTTAAATGGTGAGCCAAGAAAAGATGACGAAAAGAAACAAATCAGATTAAGATTTAATGGAGAAATAGCACCAGCTGTTGAAACAAACTTAAAGCTGAAAGTTAAAGATTATGATAAGATTAGTGATTACGATGTTGTAGTAATTGGTAATAAATCGAGAAGTATAGATGATATTTCTAAATCTTTAGAAAGAGCATATAATAACTTAGATCAAAAAGATTATGTTATTAATGGGTTACAAGATAAGATCAAAGAGTTAGAAAATGAAATTTCAGGATTAACATCTACAATAGAAAAAGCTGATAAAAGTAGTATTCCTTTTAGTAAGATTGCTGGTGGAGCTAAACTTAGATTTAATGATATTCAGGAAATTCGTTTTTCTAAAGTATTGTCTACTAAAGATTTTATTAAAATCGATACACTTCCAGAAGCTACTGTAATTTGGAGTAATAAATTGAAGAAAGACTATGTAGCAAAGAAGGAAATCGAATTAAAGAAATGGTTACAGAAAGAAATGAAATTAGATACTCTAATTATCAAGAAATAA
- a CDS encoding response regulator translates to MRKLNILFIDDDEVERMKFSRVCRQTDHPTEIIEATNGEDALEKLKNSSLSQLIFLDLNMPKMNGIEFLEILKADERLKYIPIIILSSSDNMQDLKRCYELGIAGYILKPIRYEDYSKNITTMLDYWTSSELVG, encoded by the coding sequence ATGAGAAAATTAAACATATTATTTATCGACGACGACGAAGTAGAAAGAATGAAATTTTCTAGGGTTTGTAGACAAACTGATCACCCTACAGAAATAATTGAAGCTACTAATGGAGAAGATGCACTAGAGAAATTAAAAAACTCTTCATTATCTCAACTCATTTTTTTAGATTTGAATATGCCAAAAATGAATGGTATAGAATTTCTGGAAATACTAAAGGCTGATGAACGACTAAAATACATTCCTATAATAATTCTATCTAGCTCTGATAACATGCAGGATCTTAAAAGATGTTACGAACTTGGTATAGCAGGTTACATTTTAAAACCTATCCGTTACGAAGATTACAGCAAAAACATAACTACTATGTTAGATTATTGGACAAGTAGTGAATTAGTCGGTTAA
- a CDS encoding heme NO-binding domain-containing protein yields the protein MKGIVFTEFLDLVESKFGLETVQQIIDESELESNGVYTSVGTYKFNEMVSLLTNLSKATKIAPNDLLRVYGLHFFDALVNNYGSILKSYKGPIELLSSIEGHIHVQVRKLYPDAELPQFETLEQTDEKLVLIYRSSRSLYPFAHGLMEKSFEHYGQNCDIKHELLKEDGSEVRFEIVKK from the coding sequence ATGAAAGGAATCGTTTTTACAGAATTCTTAGATTTAGTAGAATCTAAATTTGGACTGGAGACAGTTCAACAAATCATTGATGAATCTGAATTGGAATCTAATGGAGTTTATACTTCTGTTGGAACTTACAAGTTTAATGAAATGGTATCTTTACTTACCAATTTGAGTAAAGCCACAAAAATAGCCCCCAACGATCTTCTTAGAGTATATGGTTTACATTTTTTTGATGCGTTAGTAAATAATTATGGATCTATCCTAAAATCATACAAAGGTCCAATTGAATTGTTATCTTCAATAGAAGGGCATATTCATGTTCAAGTACGTAAATTGTATCCAGATGCTGAATTACCGCAATTTGAAACTTTAGAGCAAACCGATGAAAAACTAGTTTTAATATATCGTTCTTCAAGATCGCTTTATCCATTTGCCCACGGACTAATGGAAAAGAGTTTTGAACACTATGGCCAAAACTGTGATATTAAACATGAACTACTCAAAGAAGATGGTTCAGAAGTACGTTTTGAAATCGTTAAAAAATGA
- a CDS encoding sensor histidine kinase: MSDAKIALLEKALNRERLARKAAEKILEDKSLELYQTNQNLRNVLSEKEIHLESLFKTIVDPYILMDLYGNVLKMNDASQNFFGYTDTFNVTKSLYKEDVPYAMESYATLLKQGTFKNFRARVYNKDKELRWIEINSSLVYNEANEPVFAHGIVRDITEDLTAQKEREELLNHLTISNKELNDFAHVVSHDLKAPLRSMNALVTWLHEDFSQITDNEDIEKNFQLLIKKIDKMDHLINGILKYAGVDKIERADRQVDLDFVVGEITETIHVPNHVKIDIPYKLPTIRGDKFRLHQLFQNLISNAIKYAKEDNGLVTVSYTDKEEYWEFRIQDNGKGIEEKYHKKIFDIFQTLDDHHNSTGIGLAIVTKIIALYQGKIWVESELGKGATFIFLLPK; the protein is encoded by the coding sequence ATGAGTGATGCTAAAATAGCTCTATTAGAGAAAGCTCTTAATAGAGAAAGACTAGCTAGAAAAGCTGCAGAAAAAATCCTTGAAGACAAATCTCTAGAACTTTATCAAACCAATCAGAATTTAAGAAACGTTCTTAGTGAAAAAGAAATACACTTAGAAAGTTTATTTAAAACTATTGTTGATCCTTATATATTAATGGATTTGTATGGTAATGTTCTAAAAATGAATGATGCTTCTCAAAACTTCTTTGGTTATACTGATACTTTTAATGTAACAAAAAGTTTATATAAAGAAGATGTTCCTTATGCAATGGAGTCTTATGCCACTTTATTAAAACAAGGAACATTTAAAAACTTTAGAGCCAGAGTATATAATAAAGATAAGGAGCTTCGCTGGATAGAAATAAACTCTAGTTTAGTCTATAACGAAGCCAATGAACCTGTTTTTGCTCATGGTATTGTTAGAGATATTACAGAAGATTTAACAGCTCAAAAAGAAAGAGAAGAATTACTAAATCATCTTACTATTAGTAATAAAGAGCTTAATGACTTTGCTCACGTTGTTTCTCACGATTTAAAAGCACCGCTGAGAAGTATGAATGCTTTAGTAACTTGGCTACATGAAGATTTTAGTCAAATTACTGATAATGAAGACATCGAAAAAAACTTCCAACTTTTAATTAAGAAGATCGATAAAATGGATCATTTAATTAATGGAATTTTAAAATATGCCGGGGTTGATAAAATTGAACGAGCTGATCGTCAAGTAGATTTAGATTTTGTTGTTGGTGAAATAACAGAAACTATTCATGTGCCCAATCATGTAAAAATTGATATTCCTTACAAGCTACCTACAATTCGTGGAGATAAATTTAGATTACATCAACTTTTTCAAAATTTAATTAGTAATGCTATTAAGTACGCTAAGGAAGATAATGGCTTAGTTACTGTAAGTTATACTGATAAAGAAGAATACTGGGAGTTTAGAATACAAGATAACGGTAAGGGAATTGAAGAAAAATACCACAAAAAAATATTTGACATTTTTCAAACGTTAGACGATCATCATAATTCTACAGGTATAGGTTTGGCTATTGTAACAAAGATTATTGCACTATATCAAGGTAAAATTTGGGTAGAGTCTGAACTCGGTAAAGGAGCTACATTTATTTTTCTTTTACCCAAATAA